One window of Prochlorococcus marinus XMU1405 genomic DNA carries:
- a CDS encoding CocE/NonD family hydrolase — MSGSRCFDKSLLLRDGVRLISRIWLPNSKGPWPALLMRQPYGREIASTITYYHPEWWASKGYMVIIQDVRGMGSSEGVFNGFSQEASDTSETHEWVRSLKECNGKLGLYGFSYQGFTQLTCELNSKPPDCLSPAMTGMNIKDHWCSDGGAYWWHNNIAWGLQIAALKMKRENKLLEWENIRLALENKSYLREGIDTLKKYDPNSFVLEWLKNLNNARPFEEFKPISTWIKQPMLIIGGLWDPHLKGAFDLYKKSKEAGGSPEIIIGNATHLNWWEGSQESLLNFFDKHLKSDEKINSKNFKEEKKIWNISLNKWEELDNKFHPEFIFGLKSDGTANVEIEDGSLTINSKGSGWFTIVNDPWRPTPSDGGHLGPNPGKFNRGFIDKRLDVGVFQTNSFEEDQYLRGVPTLEIQVKSDQPNFDICLSLSLVEEDNEKVNQFSTGFLRVKNSKISEECIYQITMQPTNICLIKDSKLRLSISAAAYPAIGVNPGFGEGNIGAPSANHRVITLSFGLKRTFMKMTPFFYK; from the coding sequence ATGTCTGGTTCAAGATGCTTTGACAAGTCTCTATTACTTAGAGATGGAGTAAGACTTATATCCAGGATTTGGTTACCTAATAGTAAGGGGCCATGGCCTGCATTATTGATGAGACAACCATATGGCAGGGAAATAGCTTCAACTATTACCTATTATCACCCAGAATGGTGGGCTTCCAAAGGGTATATGGTAATAATTCAAGATGTTAGAGGTATGGGTTCTTCTGAAGGAGTATTTAATGGTTTTTCTCAAGAAGCTAGCGACACTTCAGAAACACATGAATGGGTAAGGTCTCTAAAAGAATGTAATGGAAAACTTGGCTTATATGGTTTTTCATATCAAGGATTTACTCAACTAACTTGTGAATTAAATTCAAAACCGCCCGATTGTTTATCTCCAGCAATGACTGGGATGAATATTAAGGATCATTGGTGCTCTGATGGAGGAGCATATTGGTGGCATAACAATATTGCTTGGGGACTTCAAATCGCAGCACTAAAAATGAAAAGAGAAAATAAATTGCTTGAGTGGGAAAATATAAGATTAGCTTTAGAAAATAAAAGTTATTTAAGGGAAGGAATTGATACTTTAAAAAAATATGATCCTAATAGCTTTGTTTTGGAATGGCTTAAAAATTTAAATAATGCTCGCCCATTTGAAGAATTTAAACCAATTTCAACATGGATTAAACAACCTATGTTAATTATTGGAGGACTTTGGGATCCACATTTAAAAGGTGCCTTTGATCTTTATAAAAAATCTAAAGAAGCTGGTGGGAGCCCAGAGATTATTATTGGGAATGCGACACATCTAAATTGGTGGGAGGGTTCACAAGAATCTTTATTAAATTTTTTTGATAAACATTTAAAATCAGATGAAAAAATTAATTCGAAGAATTTTAAAGAAGAGAAAAAAATATGGAATATATCATTAAATAAATGGGAAGAATTAGATAATAAATTTCACCCTGAATTTATTTTTGGACTCAAAAGCGATGGCACAGCAAATGTAGAGATTGAAGATGGAAGTCTGACAATAAATTCAAAAGGATCAGGATGGTTCACAATTGTTAATGACCCATGGAGACCTACTCCATCTGACGGTGGTCATTTAGGTCCAAATCCAGGAAAGTTTAATAGAGGTTTTATTGATAAACGCCTGGATGTAGGTGTTTTTCAAACCAATTCTTTTGAAGAAGATCAATATTTAAGAGGAGTTCCCACGTTAGAAATCCAAGTAAAAAGTGATCAGCCCAATTTCGATATCTGCCTCTCTTTATCTCTAGTTGAAGAAGATAATGAAAAGGTGAATCAATTTTCAACAGGATTCTTAAGGGTTAAAAACTCCAAAATAAGTGAAGAATGCATTTATCAAATAACAATGCAACCAACAAATATTTGCTTGATTAAAGATAGTAAGCTTCGCTTATCTATATCTGCAGCAGCTTATCCAGCTATTGGAGTTAATCCTGGATTTGGGGAGGGAAATATTGGAGCCCCTTCAGCAAATCATAGAGTTATTACTCTTAGTTTTGGCCTTAAAAGAACATTTATGAAAATGACCCCTTTTTTTTATAAATAA
- a CDS encoding DUF4332 domain-containing protein, which yields MESKTFLDFLPTNFRHEKSFFIQNNLTDFEKLSNLSDQDINQIQRKSSLCTLNNLKKIRAISIFKKEIGISPPQAYLLLHCGISSIKSLSLSTPYELERKIGRLERNLRIKNETDTTFSLLKKWIKKASQIDKST from the coding sequence ATGGAAAGTAAAACCTTTTTAGATTTTTTGCCAACTAATTTTAGACATGAGAAATCTTTTTTTATTCAAAATAATCTAACTGACTTTGAAAAATTAAGTAATCTTTCGGACCAAGATATAAATCAGATTCAAAGAAAATCTTCACTATGTACGTTGAATAATCTAAAAAAAATTAGAGCTATATCTATTTTTAAAAAAGAAATTGGAATTTCCCCACCGCAAGCATATCTTCTTTTACATTGCGGTATATCTTCTATTAAATCATTATCACTATCTACTCCTTACGAATTAGAACGCAAAATTGGTAGATTAGAAAGAAATCTTAGAATAAAAAATGAGACAGATACAACTTTTAGTCTCTTAAAAAAATGGATTAAAAAAGCTAGTCAAATCGACAAATCTACTTAA
- a CDS encoding DUF2518 family protein, with amino-acid sequence MSFFELLENTPKIFGFFGIFLFICTIAAFILNFGFKFRIIGATIFSLLLSLSSWAFIQSYSEKVVIEGAKYVPIVYDNGFDLIIAKADDDFPEESIEPTLEQLSENLRKGSRSGANVKIKIRKLERISDGVSKPVVIGEVQKNVTMN; translated from the coding sequence ATGTCTTTTTTTGAACTATTAGAGAACACACCTAAAATTTTTGGATTCTTTGGAATATTTCTTTTCATTTGCACAATAGCGGCTTTTATATTAAATTTTGGTTTCAAATTTCGAATAATTGGAGCAACTATCTTTTCATTATTGCTTTCTTTAAGTAGTTGGGCATTTATACAAAGTTACTCAGAAAAGGTTGTAATAGAAGGAGCAAAATATGTTCCAATTGTTTATGACAATGGGTTCGATTTGATTATCGCTAAAGCAGATGATGACTTTCCAGAAGAATCTATTGAACCAACTTTAGAACAATTATCGGAAAACTTAAGGAAAGGTAGCAGATCTGGTGCGAATGTAAAAATAAAGATAAGAAAACTTGAAAGAATTTCAGATGGTGTGAGTAAACCAGTGGTTATAGGAGAAGTTCAGAAAAATGTCACAATGAATTAG
- a CDS encoding translocation/assembly module TamB domain-containing protein has protein sequence MLLPLGFLGSFLLNNFLKETYTSRKLELEKSIENLLDKNVDLGDYVGIRFLGISFGNSKINDKKNIDSEITAKNVYVGIMPFRSFLKQKWIVKISPKKVDINIDRDFFKREESYKNDRITKKSQSKYELNFNLNKYSILNFKKSGLKTKVKGNVIYKSRNRQIIANVKSNFDEKGFLKLKFNTNLNQDFLKLDLFSSGLDLENSEYIIGNRKISFKKGTFKSNFKFNKSSKRTFCEGSFTFTKVKIKPEDFEENINSDSTSFFCKDNNLIGNSEKLNYGTLTSNFNLNVPFNKSLNNIDLKGSIGYINSLNSDIKLSGTIPYWFDKRGINFGDIDTSFKINRTQLSNLNIFRKNDIRGFITAKGQLKGKITDPDISINFNVDYPHFKGIRIRETWEGDIKNENNEFLLNMKNKYSPIPSFLSIKFDSDLKLDNANFIRVFNSNKGTIGIVKKDNIYNWRADNFPLDELELSLNKNQFDKIDGIINGEGSISSDQSYLVGRIAWSLGKYGNINLANSLFDFNIKNNYFYINSSFYPIDGGEIEVVYDSNKNNFINSEFTNVSTSWTILTAIDIFNFDNKKVVPVSKSNTLGDLEINNDNKSFKERIDFINNFIENNNVLEDKFNLRKYLNKFRSRYNGKLTIQGDRSVNYKLNAKLNGYLDVAKDDYKNNKEEFSIDLEGGLLKGNGSLRINNLPLSAANIFLNKPRDFLGGLDMDLFYDLDTRSFSSKISSNNSSIKNNTIIFEKGLVEFDNSIFDIDFSLLINDSVVPINIEGSIPINKSDNLDLRLIGNGKFIELIDIFADEYFTFKKGDVNLRMILKGTLNKPLLNGFVAIKDSEIDFYSNIIKDINSLIIFDFDALEIKNLEAKSEDSGNIFIGGSLPFYSRNYYRKSEINLRANKFNIKKDNFNFLIDSDIDLNGSFEKPVLGGNLSLNNGYINFNSTNQNNKTDTNIERKVHTKNWPELYWNNNKNIEIISNETILNSVLLGETLPNYLENLSFNNLKLKLGPDFKLQYSEIVQAHLKTKLDLYINGGVGKDLNARGLIYLEKGRANLYTTPFKLDKNKENYILFASRSGVVPFINFSLVSKVPDSIIPINENNQDSNIAKDLDEDATSSGFGAFGIGNTRLIKIEASYEGFLDQLSFEDENKRIQLRSTPNYSRSQIIGLIGGNSSNLINRAFISQLNNADAFSERFQLSLYPALIENNDSLKNIFSNENLDIDNDEESSPDKELSSQAWVAELGFDITDAINFAFQTVPGRDDLSSIGTLTFQANPNLELLGSYDSNGDWKSQVQLFFRY, from the coding sequence ATGCTTTTACCCTTAGGTTTTTTAGGATCTTTTTTATTAAATAATTTTTTAAAAGAAACTTATACTTCTAGGAAATTAGAACTAGAAAAAAGTATTGAGAATCTTTTAGATAAAAATGTTGATTTAGGTGATTATGTCGGGATTAGATTTCTAGGAATTTCATTCGGTAATTCAAAAATTAATGATAAAAAAAATATAGATTCTGAAATTACAGCCAAAAATGTATATGTGGGCATTATGCCTTTTAGATCTTTTTTAAAACAAAAATGGATTGTAAAAATAAGTCCTAAGAAAGTAGATATAAATATAGATAGAGATTTTTTCAAAAGGGAGGAATCTTATAAAAATGATCGAATTACAAAAAAATCACAATCAAAGTATGAATTAAACTTTAACTTAAATAAATATTCAATTTTAAATTTTAAAAAATCAGGATTAAAAACAAAAGTAAAAGGTAACGTTATTTATAAGTCAAGAAATAGACAAATCATTGCAAATGTAAAATCAAATTTTGATGAAAAGGGTTTTTTAAAATTAAAATTTAATACAAACTTAAATCAAGACTTTTTAAAGCTTGATTTATTTTCTAGTGGTTTAGATCTTGAGAATTCTGAATATATTATTGGGAATAGAAAAATTAGCTTTAAAAAGGGTACCTTTAAATCTAACTTTAAATTTAATAAATCATCAAAGCGTACATTTTGTGAAGGAAGTTTTACTTTTACTAAAGTAAAAATAAAACCAGAAGATTTCGAAGAGAATATAAATTCAGATTCAACTAGTTTTTTTTGTAAGGATAATAATTTAATTGGTAATTCAGAAAAATTAAATTATGGAACTTTAACTTCGAATTTTAATCTAAATGTACCATTTAATAAAAGTTTAAATAATATTGATCTAAAAGGAAGTATTGGCTACATTAATAGCCTCAATTCAGATATTAAATTATCGGGGACTATTCCCTATTGGTTTGATAAAAGAGGGATTAATTTTGGAGATATAGATACTAGTTTCAAAATAAATAGAACTCAATTATCTAATTTAAATATTTTCCGAAAAAATGATATAAGGGGTTTTATTACTGCTAAAGGACAATTAAAAGGAAAAATTACTGATCCTGATATTTCTATAAATTTTAATGTTGATTATCCGCACTTTAAAGGTATCCGCATTAGAGAAACATGGGAGGGAGATATTAAAAATGAAAATAATGAATTTCTGCTAAATATGAAAAATAAATATTCTCCAATACCTTCATTTCTTTCAATTAAGTTTGATTCCGATCTTAAATTAGATAATGCAAATTTTATAAGAGTTTTCAACTCAAATAAAGGGACTATAGGTATAGTCAAAAAGGACAATATTTATAACTGGCGAGCCGATAATTTTCCTCTTGATGAACTTGAATTATCTTTAAACAAAAATCAATTCGATAAAATTGATGGCATTATTAATGGTGAGGGATCAATTTCGTCAGACCAGTCCTACCTTGTTGGGCGTATTGCTTGGAGTTTAGGTAAATATGGAAATATTAATCTAGCCAATTCATTATTTGACTTCAACATCAAAAATAATTATTTTTATATAAATTCTTCATTTTATCCAATAGATGGGGGAGAAATTGAAGTTGTATATGATTCAAATAAAAATAATTTTATTAATTCTGAATTTACCAATGTAAGCACTAGTTGGACTATTCTTACCGCGATTGATATTTTTAACTTTGATAATAAAAAAGTTGTTCCCGTAAGTAAATCGAATACTTTGGGTGATTTGGAAATAAATAATGATAATAAATCCTTTAAAGAGAGAATCGATTTTATAAATAACTTTATTGAAAATAATAATGTGCTAGAGGACAAATTTAATTTGCGAAAATATTTAAATAAATTCAGAAGTAGATATAACGGAAAACTTACTATTCAGGGCGATAGATCAGTAAATTACAAATTGAATGCAAAATTAAATGGCTATCTTGATGTAGCTAAAGATGACTACAAGAATAATAAAGAAGAATTTTCTATTGATTTGGAAGGAGGATTATTAAAGGGTAATGGTTCTTTAAGAATAAATAATTTGCCATTAAGTGCTGCAAATATCTTTTTAAATAAACCAAGAGATTTTCTTGGAGGTTTAGATATGGATTTATTTTATGATCTTGATACAAGATCTTTCTCTAGCAAAATTTCTTCCAATAATTCATCAATTAAAAATAATACAATAATATTTGAAAAAGGATTAGTTGAATTTGATAATTCTATTTTTGATATTGATTTTTCACTTCTAATAAATGATTCCGTAGTCCCAATTAATATTGAAGGCTCAATACCTATAAATAAATCAGATAACTTAGATCTAAGATTGATTGGGAATGGAAAATTTATTGAGTTAATAGATATTTTTGCTGATGAATACTTTACCTTTAAAAAAGGGGATGTGAATCTTAGAATGATTTTAAAAGGAACCTTAAATAAACCTCTATTAAATGGATTTGTCGCAATTAAAGATTCTGAAATTGATTTTTATAGCAATATAATTAAAGATATTAATAGCTTGATAATTTTTGATTTTGATGCTTTAGAAATTAAAAACCTAGAAGCCAAGTCAGAAGATTCTGGAAATATTTTTATAGGTGGTTCTTTGCCTTTTTATAGTAGAAATTATTATCGCAAGTCAGAGATTAATTTGAGAGCAAATAAATTTAATATAAAGAAAGATAATTTCAATTTTCTAATAGATTCAGATATAGATTTAAATGGATCATTTGAAAAGCCAGTTTTAGGAGGTAATTTATCTCTTAATAATGGTTATATTAATTTTAATAGTACTAATCAAAACAATAAAACAGATACTAACATTGAAAGGAAAGTTCATACCAAAAATTGGCCAGAACTATATTGGAACAATAATAAGAATATTGAAATAATTTCAAATGAAACAATTTTAAATTCTGTTCTATTAGGAGAAACCTTGCCAAATTATTTGGAAAATTTGAGTTTTAATAATCTTAAATTAAAACTTGGACCAGATTTTAAACTTCAATATTCAGAAATAGTTCAAGCTCATTTAAAAACCAAATTAGACCTTTATATCAATGGGGGGGTGGGAAAAGATTTAAATGCTAGGGGTCTTATTTATCTTGAAAAAGGTAGAGCGAATTTGTATACTACTCCCTTTAAGCTTGATAAGAATAAAGAAAACTATATTTTATTTGCCTCAAGAAGTGGTGTAGTACCATTTATTAATTTTTCTCTAGTGAGCAAAGTTCCAGACTCTATAATACCTATAAATGAAAATAACCAAGATTCAAATATCGCAAAAGATCTTGATGAAGATGCGACTTCAAGTGGTTTTGGGGCATTTGGAATTGGTAATACAAGGCTTATCAAAATTGAAGCTTCTTACGAAGGATTTTTAGATCAATTATCTTTTGAAGATGAAAATAAAAGAATACAATTGAGAAGTACTCCAAATTATAGTAGATCACAAATAATCGGTTTAATAGGAGGTAACTCTTCAAATTTAATAAATAGAGCATTTATTTCTCAACTTAATAATGCGGATGCTTTTAGTGAAAGATTTCAGTTGTCTTTATATCCAGCCTTGATAGAAAATAATGATTCTTTAAAAAATATATTTTCAAATGAAAATTTAGATATTGATAATGATGAAGAGTCATCTCCCGATAAAGAATTATCTTCGCAAGCTTGGGTAGCTGAACTAGGATTCGATATTACTGATGCAATAAATTTTGCCTTTCAAACCGTTCCAGGTAGAGATGACCTTTCATCAATTGGAACTTTGACTTTTCAGGCCAATCCAAACTTAGAATTGTTAGGTTCTTATGACTCTAAT